One region of Erythrolamprus reginae isolate rEryReg1 chromosome 12, rEryReg1.hap1, whole genome shotgun sequence genomic DNA includes:
- the LOC139174809 gene encoding matrix metalloproteinase-17-like isoform X1 codes for MATCLRCNGVGRRSWGLDPHSSPLLQATPPSRDGRTLLLPSRLPLPDGWKRQSPQSDGRLWRAESCIRIGRGGEHTKTVSSTWMEAGKVCFLKKYHRQPRQQHLKKKQKRKPPAISLHRILFFLLLPTSSSCLGPAPMPTNESGEVVEWLIHYGYLPSADPITEQLQTWGAVTTALRVMQRFAGIAETGILDEATLSLIRMPRCAVPDIIPSSPTELPLKESARKKRWQRRKGQERHSAGSVWTKRNISWKFHFSHRVKSYPQRARLSRETMRVLIYYALKVWSEAVPLTFHEVGGHTADISVEFLQLDHHDSYPFDGPGGMVAHAFFPGDPQRAGTVHFDADEEWTFRSPDDFGTDLFAMAIHEIGHSLGLAHSSSKHSIMRPYYQGPVGDPLQYQLHMEDHAEIQKLYGSNVFHSTEKNDVTTPLPGLLSLSQNFPAARPRKGFPDRCTSSIDAVAQIRGETFFFKDRYFWRLSQSRHLTSPQPAVIPRFWRGLPSALRKVDAVYERPADHRILFFSGPLYWVFKDNGVEEGYPRLITDFGLPQGGISGAFSWPSDQKTYFFKGDLHWCYDETTRHIEEASPLLQESWEQFSSSVDSVLAESDGTLYVFKGQQYWKFDQETLQLQAGYPRSIATDWLDCTVEPLRRRPTSPSLGVKLPPNFRGPQLKIEEPVCLCAAFCAISSTWLNILPLALLTLQGLA; via the exons ATGGCCACTTGCCTGAGATGCAATGGTGTTGGGAGGAGATCTTGGGGACTCGACCCTCACAGCTCTCCACTGCTGCAGGCAACTCCTCCCTCCCGGGACGGACGCACCCTCTTGCTCCCCTCTCGGCTGCCCCTCCCTGACGGGTGGAAGAGACAAAGTCCTCAGTCAGATGGACGCCTTTGGAGAGCTGAGTCTTGTATCAG AATTGGAAGAGGTGGTGAACACACCAAGACAGTGAGCAGCACCTGGATGGAGGCTGGAAAAGTCTGTTTTCTTAAGAAATATCACAGGCAGCCTCGGCAACAGCACCTGAAGAAAAAGCAAAAGAGGAAGCCACCTGCCATCTCTCTACATCGGATTCTCTTCTTTCTGTTGTTGCCAACTTCCTCATCCTGCCTTGGTCCTGCTCCCATGCCCACCAACGAGAGTGGAGAAGTTGTC GAATGGTTAATACATTATGGATACCTTCCATCAGCTGATCCTATTACAGAGCAACTACAAACCTGGGGAGCTGTGACAACAGCCCTTCGAGTGATGCAACGTTTTGCTGGCATTGCAGAAACTGGAATTCTAG ATGAGGCCACACTGAGTCTGATCCGGATGCCTCGCTGTGCCGTGCCTGATATTATCCCCAGTTCCCCCACAGAGCTTCCTTTAAAGGAGAGTGCAAGGAAGAAGAGATGGCAAAGGAGAAAAGGTCAAGAGAGACACAGTGCTGGTTCAGTTTGGACTAAAAGAAATATCTCTTGGAA AtttcatttttcccatagggTGAAGAGCTACCCCCAAAGAGCTCGTCTCAGCCGAGAGACAATGCGAGTATTGATCTATTATGCCCTAAAGGTTTGGAGCGAAGCTGTACCATTAACCTTTCATGAGGTTGGCGGCCACACTGCTGACATCTCTGTGGAGTTCCTCCAGCTGGATCACCATGACAGTTATCCCTTTGATGGACCTGGTGGGATGGTGGCCCATGCTTTTTTTCCTGGAGACCCCCAGAGGGCTGGCACTGTCCATTTTGATGCGGATGAAGAATGGACTTTCCGCTCACCAG ATGATTTTGGCACTGACCTTTTTGCTATGGCCATTCATGAGATTGGACACAGTCTTGGCTTAGCACATTCATCTTCCAAGCACTCAATCATGCGCCCATATTACCAGGGGCCAGTAGGAGACCCATTGCAATACCAGTTGCACATGGAGGATCATGCTGAAATCCAGAAACTTTATG GGAGTAATGTTTTTCATTCTACAGAGAAGAATGATGTAACCACTCCATTGCCAGGCCTTCTCTCCTTATCACAGAACTTCCCTGCAGCCAG ACCAAGAAAAGGATTTCCTGACCGATGTACCTCCAGCATTGATGCTGTTGCTCAGATCCGAGGAGAAACGTTTTTTTTCAAAG ATCGGTACTTCTGGCGCCTGTCCCAAAGCCGGCATCTCACTTCTCCTCAACCAGCTGTGATCCCTCGTTTCTGGCGAGGACTTCCTTCTGCTCTGCGCAAAGTGGACGCTGTTTACGAGAGACCTGCAGATCATCGCATCCTCTTCTTCAGCG GACCTCTCTACTGGGTGTTCAAGGACAATGGAGTGGAGGAGGGTTATCCTCGCCTAATCACGGACTTTGGTTTGCCCCAAGGGGGCATCAGTGGTGCTTTCTCCTGGCCTTCAGACCAGAAAACCTATTTCTTCAAGGGTGACCTTCACTGGTGCTATGATGAGACCACAAGGCACATAGAGGAAGCTTCCCCTCTCCTCCAGGAATCCTGGGAGCAGTTCTCCTCCTCTGTCGACTCTGTCTTGGCTGAGAGtgatg GAACACTGTATGTCTTTAAGGGCCAACAGTATTGGAAGTTTGACCAGGAGACCCTGCAACTCCAAGCGGGATACCCTCGTTCTATTGCCACTGATTGGCTGGATTGCACAGTCGAACCTCTCAGGAGAAGGCCTACTAGCCCTTCATTGGGAGTAAAACTTCCACCCAACTTCCGAGGCCCTCAGCTGAAAATTGAGGAACCTGTGTGTCTTTGTGCTGCTTTTTGTGCCATTTCTTCCACTTGGCTCAACATTTTGCCCTTGGCTCTCCTGACACTGCAAGGACTTGCCTAG
- the LOC139174809 gene encoding matrix metalloproteinase-17-like isoform X3 produces MATCLRCNGVGRRSWGLDPHSSPLLQATPPSRDGRTLLLPSRLPLPDGWKRQSPQSDGRLWRAESCIRIGRGGEHTKTVSSTWMEAGKVCFLKKYHRQPRQQHLKKKQKRKPPAISLHRILFFLLLPTSSSCLGPAPMPTNESGEVVEWLIHYGYLPSADPITEQLQTWGAVTTALRVMQRFAGIAETGILDEATLSLIRMPRCAVPDIIPSSPTELPLKESARKKRWQRRKGQERHSAGSVWTKRNISWKFHFSHRVKSYPQRARLSRETMRVLIYYALKVWSEAVPLTFHEVGGHTADISVEFLQLDHHDSYPFDGPGGMVAHAFFPGDPQRAGTVHFDADEEWTFRSPDDFGTDLFAMAIHEIGHSLGLAHSSSKHSIMRPYYQGPVGDPLQYQLHMEDHAEIQKLYEKNDVTTPLPGLLSLSQNFPAARPRKGFPDRCTSSIDAVAQIRGETFFFKDRYFWRLSQSRHLTSPQPAVIPRFWRGLPSALRKVDAVYERPADHRILFFSGPLYWVFKDNGVEEGYPRLITDFGLPQGGISGAFSWPSDQKTYFFKGDLHWCYDETTRHIEEASPLLQESWEQFSSSVDSVLAESDGTLYVFKGQQYWKFDQETLQLQAGYPRSIATDWLDCTVEPLRRRPTSPSLGVKLPPNFRGPQLKIEEPVCLCAAFCAISSTWLNILPLALLTLQGLA; encoded by the exons ATGGCCACTTGCCTGAGATGCAATGGTGTTGGGAGGAGATCTTGGGGACTCGACCCTCACAGCTCTCCACTGCTGCAGGCAACTCCTCCCTCCCGGGACGGACGCACCCTCTTGCTCCCCTCTCGGCTGCCCCTCCCTGACGGGTGGAAGAGACAAAGTCCTCAGTCAGATGGACGCCTTTGGAGAGCTGAGTCTTGTATCAG AATTGGAAGAGGTGGTGAACACACCAAGACAGTGAGCAGCACCTGGATGGAGGCTGGAAAAGTCTGTTTTCTTAAGAAATATCACAGGCAGCCTCGGCAACAGCACCTGAAGAAAAAGCAAAAGAGGAAGCCACCTGCCATCTCTCTACATCGGATTCTCTTCTTTCTGTTGTTGCCAACTTCCTCATCCTGCCTTGGTCCTGCTCCCATGCCCACCAACGAGAGTGGAGAAGTTGTC GAATGGTTAATACATTATGGATACCTTCCATCAGCTGATCCTATTACAGAGCAACTACAAACCTGGGGAGCTGTGACAACAGCCCTTCGAGTGATGCAACGTTTTGCTGGCATTGCAGAAACTGGAATTCTAG ATGAGGCCACACTGAGTCTGATCCGGATGCCTCGCTGTGCCGTGCCTGATATTATCCCCAGTTCCCCCACAGAGCTTCCTTTAAAGGAGAGTGCAAGGAAGAAGAGATGGCAAAGGAGAAAAGGTCAAGAGAGACACAGTGCTGGTTCAGTTTGGACTAAAAGAAATATCTCTTGGAA AtttcatttttcccatagggTGAAGAGCTACCCCCAAAGAGCTCGTCTCAGCCGAGAGACAATGCGAGTATTGATCTATTATGCCCTAAAGGTTTGGAGCGAAGCTGTACCATTAACCTTTCATGAGGTTGGCGGCCACACTGCTGACATCTCTGTGGAGTTCCTCCAGCTGGATCACCATGACAGTTATCCCTTTGATGGACCTGGTGGGATGGTGGCCCATGCTTTTTTTCCTGGAGACCCCCAGAGGGCTGGCACTGTCCATTTTGATGCGGATGAAGAATGGACTTTCCGCTCACCAG ATGATTTTGGCACTGACCTTTTTGCTATGGCCATTCATGAGATTGGACACAGTCTTGGCTTAGCACATTCATCTTCCAAGCACTCAATCATGCGCCCATATTACCAGGGGCCAGTAGGAGACCCATTGCAATACCAGTTGCACATGGAGGATCATGCTGAAATCCAGAAACTTTATG AGAAGAATGATGTAACCACTCCATTGCCAGGCCTTCTCTCCTTATCACAGAACTTCCCTGCAGCCAG ACCAAGAAAAGGATTTCCTGACCGATGTACCTCCAGCATTGATGCTGTTGCTCAGATCCGAGGAGAAACGTTTTTTTTCAAAG ATCGGTACTTCTGGCGCCTGTCCCAAAGCCGGCATCTCACTTCTCCTCAACCAGCTGTGATCCCTCGTTTCTGGCGAGGACTTCCTTCTGCTCTGCGCAAAGTGGACGCTGTTTACGAGAGACCTGCAGATCATCGCATCCTCTTCTTCAGCG GACCTCTCTACTGGGTGTTCAAGGACAATGGAGTGGAGGAGGGTTATCCTCGCCTAATCACGGACTTTGGTTTGCCCCAAGGGGGCATCAGTGGTGCTTTCTCCTGGCCTTCAGACCAGAAAACCTATTTCTTCAAGGGTGACCTTCACTGGTGCTATGATGAGACCACAAGGCACATAGAGGAAGCTTCCCCTCTCCTCCAGGAATCCTGGGAGCAGTTCTCCTCCTCTGTCGACTCTGTCTTGGCTGAGAGtgatg GAACACTGTATGTCTTTAAGGGCCAACAGTATTGGAAGTTTGACCAGGAGACCCTGCAACTCCAAGCGGGATACCCTCGTTCTATTGCCACTGATTGGCTGGATTGCACAGTCGAACCTCTCAGGAGAAGGCCTACTAGCCCTTCATTGGGAGTAAAACTTCCACCCAACTTCCGAGGCCCTCAGCTGAAAATTGAGGAACCTGTGTGTCTTTGTGCTGCTTTTTGTGCCATTTCTTCCACTTGGCTCAACATTTTGCCCTTGGCTCTCCTGACACTGCAAGGACTTGCCTAG
- the LOC139174809 gene encoding matrix metalloproteinase-17-like isoform X2, producing MATCLRCNGVGRRSWGLDPHSSPLLQATPPSRDGRTLLLPSRLPLPDGWKRQSPQSDGRLWRAESCIRIGRGGEHTKTVSSTWMEAGKVCFLKKYHRQPRQQHLKKKQKRKPPAISLHRILFFLLLPTSSSCLGPAPMPTNESGEVVEWLIHYGYLPSADPITEQLQTWGAVTTALRVMQRFAGIAETGILDEATLSLIRMPRCAVPDIIPSSPTELPLKESARKKRWQRRKGQERHSAGSVWTKRNISWKVKSYPQRARLSRETMRVLIYYALKVWSEAVPLTFHEVGGHTADISVEFLQLDHHDSYPFDGPGGMVAHAFFPGDPQRAGTVHFDADEEWTFRSPDDFGTDLFAMAIHEIGHSLGLAHSSSKHSIMRPYYQGPVGDPLQYQLHMEDHAEIQKLYGSNVFHSTEKNDVTTPLPGLLSLSQNFPAARPRKGFPDRCTSSIDAVAQIRGETFFFKDRYFWRLSQSRHLTSPQPAVIPRFWRGLPSALRKVDAVYERPADHRILFFSGPLYWVFKDNGVEEGYPRLITDFGLPQGGISGAFSWPSDQKTYFFKGDLHWCYDETTRHIEEASPLLQESWEQFSSSVDSVLAESDGTLYVFKGQQYWKFDQETLQLQAGYPRSIATDWLDCTVEPLRRRPTSPSLGVKLPPNFRGPQLKIEEPVCLCAAFCAISSTWLNILPLALLTLQGLA from the exons ATGGCCACTTGCCTGAGATGCAATGGTGTTGGGAGGAGATCTTGGGGACTCGACCCTCACAGCTCTCCACTGCTGCAGGCAACTCCTCCCTCCCGGGACGGACGCACCCTCTTGCTCCCCTCTCGGCTGCCCCTCCCTGACGGGTGGAAGAGACAAAGTCCTCAGTCAGATGGACGCCTTTGGAGAGCTGAGTCTTGTATCAG AATTGGAAGAGGTGGTGAACACACCAAGACAGTGAGCAGCACCTGGATGGAGGCTGGAAAAGTCTGTTTTCTTAAGAAATATCACAGGCAGCCTCGGCAACAGCACCTGAAGAAAAAGCAAAAGAGGAAGCCACCTGCCATCTCTCTACATCGGATTCTCTTCTTTCTGTTGTTGCCAACTTCCTCATCCTGCCTTGGTCCTGCTCCCATGCCCACCAACGAGAGTGGAGAAGTTGTC GAATGGTTAATACATTATGGATACCTTCCATCAGCTGATCCTATTACAGAGCAACTACAAACCTGGGGAGCTGTGACAACAGCCCTTCGAGTGATGCAACGTTTTGCTGGCATTGCAGAAACTGGAATTCTAG ATGAGGCCACACTGAGTCTGATCCGGATGCCTCGCTGTGCCGTGCCTGATATTATCCCCAGTTCCCCCACAGAGCTTCCTTTAAAGGAGAGTGCAAGGAAGAAGAGATGGCAAAGGAGAAAAGGTCAAGAGAGACACAGTGCTGGTTCAGTTTGGACTAAAAGAAATATCTCTTGGAA ggTGAAGAGCTACCCCCAAAGAGCTCGTCTCAGCCGAGAGACAATGCGAGTATTGATCTATTATGCCCTAAAGGTTTGGAGCGAAGCTGTACCATTAACCTTTCATGAGGTTGGCGGCCACACTGCTGACATCTCTGTGGAGTTCCTCCAGCTGGATCACCATGACAGTTATCCCTTTGATGGACCTGGTGGGATGGTGGCCCATGCTTTTTTTCCTGGAGACCCCCAGAGGGCTGGCACTGTCCATTTTGATGCGGATGAAGAATGGACTTTCCGCTCACCAG ATGATTTTGGCACTGACCTTTTTGCTATGGCCATTCATGAGATTGGACACAGTCTTGGCTTAGCACATTCATCTTCCAAGCACTCAATCATGCGCCCATATTACCAGGGGCCAGTAGGAGACCCATTGCAATACCAGTTGCACATGGAGGATCATGCTGAAATCCAGAAACTTTATG GGAGTAATGTTTTTCATTCTACAGAGAAGAATGATGTAACCACTCCATTGCCAGGCCTTCTCTCCTTATCACAGAACTTCCCTGCAGCCAG ACCAAGAAAAGGATTTCCTGACCGATGTACCTCCAGCATTGATGCTGTTGCTCAGATCCGAGGAGAAACGTTTTTTTTCAAAG ATCGGTACTTCTGGCGCCTGTCCCAAAGCCGGCATCTCACTTCTCCTCAACCAGCTGTGATCCCTCGTTTCTGGCGAGGACTTCCTTCTGCTCTGCGCAAAGTGGACGCTGTTTACGAGAGACCTGCAGATCATCGCATCCTCTTCTTCAGCG GACCTCTCTACTGGGTGTTCAAGGACAATGGAGTGGAGGAGGGTTATCCTCGCCTAATCACGGACTTTGGTTTGCCCCAAGGGGGCATCAGTGGTGCTTTCTCCTGGCCTTCAGACCAGAAAACCTATTTCTTCAAGGGTGACCTTCACTGGTGCTATGATGAGACCACAAGGCACATAGAGGAAGCTTCCCCTCTCCTCCAGGAATCCTGGGAGCAGTTCTCCTCCTCTGTCGACTCTGTCTTGGCTGAGAGtgatg GAACACTGTATGTCTTTAAGGGCCAACAGTATTGGAAGTTTGACCAGGAGACCCTGCAACTCCAAGCGGGATACCCTCGTTCTATTGCCACTGATTGGCTGGATTGCACAGTCGAACCTCTCAGGAGAAGGCCTACTAGCCCTTCATTGGGAGTAAAACTTCCACCCAACTTCCGAGGCCCTCAGCTGAAAATTGAGGAACCTGTGTGTCTTTGTGCTGCTTTTTGTGCCATTTCTTCCACTTGGCTCAACATTTTGCCCTTGGCTCTCCTGACACTGCAAGGACTTGCCTAG